In Macaca fascicularis isolate 582-1 chromosome 15, T2T-MFA8v1.1, one genomic interval encodes:
- the TBC1D2 gene encoding TBC1 domain family member 2A isoform X3 produces MHNIRGNKQAQATGHEPPGEDSPQSGEPQREEQPLASDPTTPGREPEDSPKPGPKSSLTISFVQKAKRQNNTFPFFSEGITWNRTAQEKVAALEQQVLMLTKELKSQKELVKILHKALEAAQQEKRASSAYLAAAEDKDRLELVRHKVRQIAELGRRVEALEQERESLAHTASLREQEVQELQQHVQLLMDKNHAKQQVICKLSEKVTQDFTHPPDQSPLPPDAADRDFLSQQEKIEHLKDDMEAYRTQNRFLNSEIHQVTKIWRKVAEKEKALLTKCAYLQARNCQVESKYLAGLRRLQEALGDETSECSELLRQLVQEALQWEAGEASSDSIELSPISKYDEYGFLTVPDYEVEDLKLLAKIQALEVRSHHLLGLEAVDRPLRERWAALGELVPSAELKQLLRAGVPREHRPRVWRWLVHLRVQHLHTPGCYQELLSRGRAREHPAARQIELDLNRTFPNNKHFTCPTSSFPDKLRRVLLAFSWQNPTIGYCQGLNRLAAIALLVLEEEESAFWCLVAIVETIMPTDYYSNTLTASQVDQRVLQDLLSEKLPRLMAHLGQHHVDLSLITFNWFLVVFADSLISNILLRVWDAFLYEGTKVVFRYALAVFKYNEKEILRLHNGLEIYQYLRFFTKTISNSRKLMNIAFNDMNPFRMKQLQQLRMVHRERLEAELRELEQLKAEYMERRTSQRRAMSDSCASEDEVEGEA; encoded by the exons ATGCACAACATCCGTGGCAACAAGCAGGCCCAGGCAACAGGCCATGAACCTCCAGGGGAAGATTCTCCACAGAGTGGGGAGCCTCAGAGGGAGGAGCAGCCCTTGGCCTCTGACCCCACCACCCCAG GGAGAGAGCCAGAGGATTCTCCAAAGCCAGGACCCAAGTCTTCTCTGACCATCAGTTTTGTTCAGAAAGCCAAGCGCCAGAACAACACCTTCCCATTCTTTTCTGAAGGAATCACATGGAACCGAACTGCCCAGGAGAAAGTAGCAGCCTTGGAGCAACAGGTTCTGATGCTCACTAAGGAGCTGAAGTCTCAGAAG GAGCTGGTGAAGATCCTGCACAAGGCACTGGAGGCCGCCCAGCAGGAGAAGAGGGCGTCCAGCGCATACCTGGCGGCGGCTGAGGACAAGGACCGGCTGGAGCTGGTGCGGCACAAAGTGCGGCAGATCGCGGAGCTGGGCCGGCGGGTGGAGGCTCTGGAGCAGGAGCGGGAGAGCCTGGCGCACACAGCGAGCCTGCGGGAGCAGGAGGTGCAAGAGCTACAGCAGCACGTGCAGTTGCTTATGGACAAGAACCACGCCAAGCAGCAGGTCATCTGCAAGCTCTCTGAGAAGGTCACCCAGGACTTCACGCACCCCCCTGACCAGTCTCCTTTGCCCCCCGACGCTGCCGACAGGGACTTCCTGAGCCAGCAGGAGAAGATCGAGCACCTGAAG GATGACATGGAAGCTTACCGGACCCAGAACCGCTTCCTCAACTCCGAGATCCACCAGGTCACGAAGATCTGGAGAAAGGTGGCTGAGAAGGAGAAGGCCCTCCTGACGAAG TGCGCCTACCTCCAAGCCAGAAACTGCCAAGTGGAAAGCAAGTACCTGGCTGGACTAAGAAGGCTGCAGGAGGCCCTGGGGGATGAAACCAGCGAGTGCTCAGAGCTGCTGAGGCAGCTTGTCCAGGAGGCGCTGCAGTGGGAAGCCGGGGAGGCCTCATCTGACAGCATCGAGCTGAGCCCCATCAG TAAGTATGATGAGTACGGCTTCCTGACGGTGCCCGACTATGAGGTCGAAGACCTGAAGCTGCTGGCCAAGATCCAGGCACTGGAGGTGCGCTCCCACCACCTGCTGGGCCTCGAGGCTGTGGATCGGCCGCTGCGGGAGCGCTGGGCTGCCCTGGGCGAGCTTGTGCCCTCAGCTGAACTCAAGCAGCTACTGCGGGCAGGAGTGCCCCGTGAACACCGGCCTCGTGTCTGGAGGTGGCTGGTCCACCTCCGTGTCCAGCACCTGCACACTCCAGGCTGCTACCAGGAACTGCTGAGCCGAGGCCGGGCCCGCGAGCACCCTGCTGCCCGCCAGATTGAGCTGGACCTGAACCGGACCTTCCCCAACAACAAGCACTTCACCTGCCCCACCTCCAGCTTCCCCGACAAGCTCCGTCGGGTGCTTCTGGCCTTCTCCTGGCAGAACCCCACCATCGGCTACTGCCAAGGCCTGAACAG GCTGGCGGCCATCGCTCTGCTGGTCCTAGAGGAAGAGGAGAGCGCCTTCTGGTGCCTGGTGGCCATTGTGGAGACCATCATGCCCACTGATTACTACTCTAACACACTGACGGCATCCCAG GTGGACCAGCGGGTGCTCCAGGACCTGCTCTCGGAGAAGCTGCCCAGGCTGATGGCCCACCTGGGGCAGCACCACGTGGATCTCTCCCTCATCACCTTCAACTGGTTCCTCGTGGTCTTTGCAGACAGTCTCATTAGCAACATCCTCCTTCGGGTCTGGGATGCCTTCCTGTACGAGGGGACCAAG GTGGTGTTTCGCTATGCCTTGGCCGTTTTCAAGTACAATGAGAAGGAGATCTTGAGGCTACACAATGGCCTGGAAATCTACCAGTACCTGCGCTTCTTCACCAAGACCATCTCCAACAGCCG
- the TBC1D2 gene encoding TBC1 domain family member 2A isoform X4 codes for MHNIRGNKQAQATGHEPPGEDSPQSGEPQREEQPLASDPTTPGREPEDSPKPGPKSSLTISFVQKAKRQNNTFPFFSEGITWNRTAQEKVAALEQQVLMLTKELKSQKELVKILHKALEAAQQEKRASSAYLAAAEDKDRLELVRHKVRQIAELGRRVEALEQERESLAHTASLREQEVQELQQHVQLLMDKNHAKQQVICKLSEKVTQDFTHPPDQSPLPPDAADRDFLSQQEKIEHLKDDMEAYRTQNRFLNSEIHQVTKIWRKVAEKEKALLTKCAYLQARNCQVESKYLAGLRRLQEALGDETSECSELLRQLVQEALQWEAGEASSDSIELSPISKYDEYGFLTVPDYEVEDLKLLAKIQALEVRSHHLLGLEAVDRPLRERWAALGELVPSAELKQLLRAGVPREHRPRVWRWLVHLRVQHLHTPGCYQELLSRGRAREHPAARQIELDLNRTFPNNKHFTCPTSSFPDKLRRVLLAFSWQNPTIGYCQGLNRLAAIALLVLEEEESAFWCLVAIVETIMPTDYYSNTLTASQVDQRVLQDLLSEKLPRLMAHLGQHHVDLSLITFNWFLVVFADSLISNILLRVWDAFLYEGTKVVFRYALAVFKYNEKEILRLHNGLEIYQYLRFFTKTISNSR; via the exons ATGCACAACATCCGTGGCAACAAGCAGGCCCAGGCAACAGGCCATGAACCTCCAGGGGAAGATTCTCCACAGAGTGGGGAGCCTCAGAGGGAGGAGCAGCCCTTGGCCTCTGACCCCACCACCCCAG GGAGAGAGCCAGAGGATTCTCCAAAGCCAGGACCCAAGTCTTCTCTGACCATCAGTTTTGTTCAGAAAGCCAAGCGCCAGAACAACACCTTCCCATTCTTTTCTGAAGGAATCACATGGAACCGAACTGCCCAGGAGAAAGTAGCAGCCTTGGAGCAACAGGTTCTGATGCTCACTAAGGAGCTGAAGTCTCAGAAG GAGCTGGTGAAGATCCTGCACAAGGCACTGGAGGCCGCCCAGCAGGAGAAGAGGGCGTCCAGCGCATACCTGGCGGCGGCTGAGGACAAGGACCGGCTGGAGCTGGTGCGGCACAAAGTGCGGCAGATCGCGGAGCTGGGCCGGCGGGTGGAGGCTCTGGAGCAGGAGCGGGAGAGCCTGGCGCACACAGCGAGCCTGCGGGAGCAGGAGGTGCAAGAGCTACAGCAGCACGTGCAGTTGCTTATGGACAAGAACCACGCCAAGCAGCAGGTCATCTGCAAGCTCTCTGAGAAGGTCACCCAGGACTTCACGCACCCCCCTGACCAGTCTCCTTTGCCCCCCGACGCTGCCGACAGGGACTTCCTGAGCCAGCAGGAGAAGATCGAGCACCTGAAG GATGACATGGAAGCTTACCGGACCCAGAACCGCTTCCTCAACTCCGAGATCCACCAGGTCACGAAGATCTGGAGAAAGGTGGCTGAGAAGGAGAAGGCCCTCCTGACGAAG TGCGCCTACCTCCAAGCCAGAAACTGCCAAGTGGAAAGCAAGTACCTGGCTGGACTAAGAAGGCTGCAGGAGGCCCTGGGGGATGAAACCAGCGAGTGCTCAGAGCTGCTGAGGCAGCTTGTCCAGGAGGCGCTGCAGTGGGAAGCCGGGGAGGCCTCATCTGACAGCATCGAGCTGAGCCCCATCAG TAAGTATGATGAGTACGGCTTCCTGACGGTGCCCGACTATGAGGTCGAAGACCTGAAGCTGCTGGCCAAGATCCAGGCACTGGAGGTGCGCTCCCACCACCTGCTGGGCCTCGAGGCTGTGGATCGGCCGCTGCGGGAGCGCTGGGCTGCCCTGGGCGAGCTTGTGCCCTCAGCTGAACTCAAGCAGCTACTGCGGGCAGGAGTGCCCCGTGAACACCGGCCTCGTGTCTGGAGGTGGCTGGTCCACCTCCGTGTCCAGCACCTGCACACTCCAGGCTGCTACCAGGAACTGCTGAGCCGAGGCCGGGCCCGCGAGCACCCTGCTGCCCGCCAGATTGAGCTGGACCTGAACCGGACCTTCCCCAACAACAAGCACTTCACCTGCCCCACCTCCAGCTTCCCCGACAAGCTCCGTCGGGTGCTTCTGGCCTTCTCCTGGCAGAACCCCACCATCGGCTACTGCCAAGGCCTGAACAG GCTGGCGGCCATCGCTCTGCTGGTCCTAGAGGAAGAGGAGAGCGCCTTCTGGTGCCTGGTGGCCATTGTGGAGACCATCATGCCCACTGATTACTACTCTAACACACTGACGGCATCCCAG GTGGACCAGCGGGTGCTCCAGGACCTGCTCTCGGAGAAGCTGCCCAGGCTGATGGCCCACCTGGGGCAGCACCACGTGGATCTCTCCCTCATCACCTTCAACTGGTTCCTCGTGGTCTTTGCAGACAGTCTCATTAGCAACATCCTCCTTCGGGTCTGGGATGCCTTCCTGTACGAGGGGACCAAG GTGGTGTTTCGCTATGCCTTGGCCGTTTTCAAGTACAATGAGAAGGAGATCTTGAGGCTACACAATGGCCTGGAAATCTACCAGTACCTGCGCTTCTTCACCAAGACCATCTCCAACAGCCG